From the Dama dama isolate Ldn47 chromosome 30, ASM3311817v1, whole genome shotgun sequence genome, the window CCAACCAAAGTGCAATATGCCTGCAACTAGGAGGCATATATAGCAATTATAGTCTAGTACAGTGGTCAGCAAACCATAGCCTGTGGGCCAATTCTGGCAAGCTGTCTATTTTTGCAGGGCCCCACAGGAATAGTTTGTACATTTTTAAGTGATTACAGTATAAAGGATATTAAATGTCTATATGACacctttatttttgtctcttggCCCCTCAAAGCCTGTAATATTTACTATCTGTCCTTTTAAGAAAAGTTTGCCAGCAGCTGGTCTAGGGGAAAAGATGGTAATAACATGTAGTAATACAAATGTGTTAACTGTTAagataggaaaataaataataaagttctATATCAGAAGGAGACATGATCAGAGGGTCAGGAAAGGGCTCAATGAAGAATTAAaatatgtgtgcctgtgtgtaaaTTTAGGGATAGGGGACAGATCACTGCAAGGCCTCAAACTCAGCTGCTTATAAATACCACACCTGCTCCCTGATCTTCCCCCACAGAAAAAAACACCACCTACGCTTCCGTGAATATTTCCAGTACCAGGAAACAGTGCAACCACCCAAAGAGTTCAAGAACCCCAATCCTGGTAGCTCATCCATGTCTGCTCACTCTCTCATTCTCTGACATCCACAAGGTCAACAAAATAGGATTCACACCTTCTAGCCTTAATGCCACTAGCCTAGACAAAGCCACCATCATGTCACTTGGATCATTACTAGTCTAACTAGTCTCCTTCTATGCACTGAACCAGTTTTCCATAATGTAGccagagcatttttttttagaaacatttttaaaaaatgaatgaactactgatacaaGCAACAGCCTGGATGAATCTCCAGGGTTCAccttctgttgaagcctggcttggagaactttgagcattactttgctagcatgtgaaatgagtgcaattatgtggtactttgaacatttttttggcattggaatgaaaactgaccttttccaatcctgtggccactactgagtattccaaatttgctggcaggtTGAATGCAGAACTTTagcagcataatcttttaggatttgaaatagctcaactggaattccatcacctccactagctttgttcctagtgatgcttcctaaggcccacttgacttcacattccaggatgtctggctctaggtgagtgatcacaccattgtggttatctgggtcattaagatcttttttgtatagctcttctgtgtattcttgcacctcttcttatactgtcttctccttctgttagctccataccatttctgtcctttatcgaacccatctttacatgaaatgttcccttgttatccctaattgtcttgaagagatctctggtctttcccattctattgttttcctctttgcatggatcactgaggaaggttttcttatcactccttgttattctttggaagtctgcattcagatggctatctttccttttcttctttgcctttcacttctcttcttttctcagctatttgtaagggctcctcagacaaccattttgcctttttgcatttatttttcgtggggatggttttgatcacagccttTTGTACcatgttacaaacctccgtccatagttcttcagacacgtatcagatctaatcccttgaatctatctgtcacttccattgtataattgtaagggatttcctttaggtcatacctgtatggcctagtggttttccctactttcttcaatttaagtctgaatttggcaatagggagatcatgatctgagtcacagtcggCTCCCGGTtttgtctttgctgactgtatagagcttctccatcttcagctctacacatggacatcaccagatggtcaataccaaaatcagattgattataatctttgcagctgaaaatggagaagctcttgactgtatatatatatcaatattttacaatatgttACCACTGGAGGAAACTGAATAAATGGTCTCTCTGCATTATGTTCTACATTTGCATATGATattacaattatctcaaaatcaaagtcaatttttttaaacctttaaaggaaattccctggtggtacagtggttaggactccatgcttacACTGCTGAGGGCGTGAGTTAGactcctggtccaggaactaagatcacatAAGCTATGCGGTACAGCCacaaactaccaaaaaaaaaaaaaaagatcaattgacaaaaagaactaaaaaataaaaagacatattttACATCAGATgctgaagagaaggggaagaagtcATAATCAATTTCCGAACTGCACATAACAGGGAATCAACAGATAATAACTAAAAGAGAAGGAATCAAATAAAGCTAACTAGACACcataacaaaaacacaaaccttCTATAAAATATCAAAAAGTATACCGAACGAATCACCTAGGACTATTTCACACGTAAGTATACAGGAACAGAGAAGAAATAAGGCAGATAGCTCAAGGCAACCAGGCTACATTTGACTTCAGAATGTACGAAAATGAATTATATATGTGAATGACAAAATGAAACTTCAATAaaagtaataagaaaaaaatcatgaagcTAAATGTGCATCCAGTTAGTGGCATAGTCACACTATCTCCTGTAACCTTCAACACAGTAATTTGTATATCCCCAGTCAACTCTAAAATGTACTCATATAATTAATACTTTACtaaaattttgcctttttaaaaacacaggccCTATATGACATATTCCATGCAGTTTTAGAGCCATCAGAAGGCCTCTATCAACTCCAGGTTACGGATCTCTATAATAAAGGCAAGTAATTTCAGAAAAGGACAGGAAGGGAACTTGGGGGTTAATGGAAGTAGACTAAAACTAAACTAttgtgatggctgcacaactgaaaaatttactaaaaatcaaaCTCTATACTAACAGTAAGTAAATTATACTGTATATAAACCATACTAACATAAACCTGTTTTTAAAATCCTCTGCAATACAGGTATTTATATACTTCCTCCTTCTAAATACAGTAATTGAAGCAAATGTACAAATTTTATTTGGGGAGGAGGTAGGGGACTACATAAGGATATAAAACTGACTTGTCAAGTAgtgataaaactagaaaaaaatagctCTGGGACAATAATAGCTAATTTCGCCACCAACTGAGTCATCAATGTTTCAAGGTATTCATGACAAAGCTGACTTCTGAAAAGCAATGGAAGCCTCAGCGGTGAAATTGGTATCTTCAATGACTTGAAGGAACATTAACTTCAAACTCAGAATTCTTACAAAGAAGGAACTGTAGAATTCAAATGCACCACTTCACAATTAACAAATTAATGGGTCTAGGCAGTGATCAGCAACAGTTGCTAATATCAGGAAATGAAATAACCCAGCACTGCTgttgtttgttgctcagtcgcgaACTcgggttcaactctttgcgaccccatggaatgcagcacaccaggctttcctgccttTCACTATACATCACCTAATAAAAATTATGAGCTTTCCTGCAGGAAaaaggtagctcagttggtaaagaatctgcctccagtgcaagagacccaggttcgattcctgggttgggaagatcccgtgaagaaggaaatggcaacccactccggtattcctgcctggaaaatctcacggacagaggagcctggcgggctgtagtccatgggattacaagagtccgacacgactaagtgaataaacccaccaccaccaccacctggtggctcagtggtgaagaatccacctaccaatgcaggagatgcaggtttaatccctgggtcggaaagatcccctggagaggaaatggcaacccactccagtattcttgcctgggaaatcccaaggacagaggtgggctatagtccatggggttagacatgacttagtaactaaagaacaacaacaataaaaattatgtattatCCAAGAAAGTGAAAAGCCAACCCATAAAATGAGAGAGAAGATttacaaattatatatctgataagggacatGTATCTAGAAtaaataagtaagtgttagtcgctcagttatgcccgactctttgtgaccccatggactgcagcccaccaggctcctctgtccatgactttccaggcaaggacactggagtggtttgccatttccttctctaggggatcttcccaacccagggatcaaacccaggtctcctgcactgcaggcagattctttaccaactgagctacgagggaagcccagaatggaCCCATACAATTCAATAAGACAACACAATTTTAAAGtaagcaaaggatctgaataaacagttttccaaagaagataaacaaacagccaataagcacaggaaaagatgctcaacataattagctatcagagaaatagaaaacaaaatcacaagaTACTcattaaaatggataaaataaagaagacagaTAAGTActagtgagaatgtggagaaattaaaaCTCTCACATTCTGCTGGTGGGATTGCACAATAGTCTGAGAAACAGTCTGGgagttcctcaaaaatttaaacactgagtcacatgatttagcaactgtaCTCCAAGTACAGTTATATACCCAAGAAGATATGAAAACATATGCCTGCACAAAAACTTGTACCGGAATGTTCACAGCAACTCAatccacaatagccaaaatgtggaaataaCTTAAGTGCCCCACAAATGGATACATATAATGTGGTATACCCATACAATGGAAAatcattcagcaataaaaaggaatgaattactaACATATACtaaaaacatgaatgaaccttgaaaatattatgctgaatgaaattaagtcagtcacaaaagaccacatactatacgattccatttatataaaggtcctgaataggcaaatctatggaGATGGAAAGCAGATTAGTTGAAGGGGGGTGGAGAATGGAGAATGACTCCGAAAGGTCATATTATTTCTTTCCAtggtaatgaaaatattctgaaattggGTATGGAGATGGCTGTACAACTTTTAGTTTTAGTATGAATATGCTAAAAACCACTGAGCAGATGTGAAAATGTACGTAAATTGTATCTCAAGATCTTTCTTTTGCAGTATATAATACCACATACAAATCAATCTttgcaaataaattaataaacaaaacataCCAAGCCTTTACATTTAACAACCAATttacaggaaataaaaagaacagaCGGACATACTGAACATCAAGAAGTTGCAACCAGCAAAATTCAGGATAAACAACTCCATTTCTCAAACAACAAGCAACAAGGCaaagggggagggggcagtggctTGAGAAATGGAGCAGGAACCTACAGACtggagatttaagagacatgtCAACCAATCACAGAACATAGAACTTACAAGAATACTGATCCAAACAAACTATaatgtagtcatgtacagatgtgagagaactggaccataaagaaggctgagtgctgaagaactgatactttcaaactgtgctgctggagaagactcttgacagttccGTGGACAgtaagtagatcaaaccagtccatcctaaaggaaatcaacctcgaatattcattggaaggactgatgctgaagctgaagctgatgcaaagagccaacccgctggaaaagatgctgatgctgggaaagactgaggatagAAGCAGAAgcgggcaacaaaggatgagatggttggatggcattactgactcaatggacttgagtttgagcaaactcagggacatagtgaagaacagggaagcctggagagctgcagttcatgaggtcacagagtcagacacgacttagcaactgaacaagagcaCTATACACATTAGAACGTGTGCATGTATGTTACATATAAAACACAGCTGGGGAAATCTGAACACTGGATATTTAAATAAAGTTACTTCTATTAATTATGTTTagctgtaattttaaattttttttaacttttcaagatataaaagtatatacagattaaagcagaaaataaattcaCCAAAAGAAGAGATCCCTCAAATAAACCCAAACATACATGGAGACTTGTTATGATAGAGATGATATTGCAGACTACTGGTAAAAAAGGCCATTTAATAAATGGTCCTGAGCCAAATAATTATCCATGTGGgggtaaaaaaagaaactggatgCCTACTATATcaccatacagaaaaatcaattccagatggtttgaaaatttataaaatcaacactttaagtttttaaagaaaaatagctttacaatccctgggtggagaaaagTTTAAGTAGAACACAAAAATgctaaaatctaaaaaataactccattaaaatttaatatttctggTCTTTGAAAGATGTcacacagaaagtgaaaagagaagccAAACTGGAAAGAAACCTGAAGTATGAATACTAAACaataaatatccagaatatacaaagtaCTCATGTATCACTAAGGAAAGGCAATAGACAaaacaggagaaagagaaggcatttcacagatgataaaacaacAGTCAACATGAAACGATGGCCAACCTCATCACGTAGGAAGATACAAACTAAGAGTATAGTGAGATACCTTTCTGCACTTAAGACTGCCAAAATGTCAGTAGGTATGATATCACCAAGTGTTCATGAAGATATAGAGCAACTGGTGAGTTGGCACAATCATTTTTGGGAGAAAAtctggcattttaaaaatatggtaaagATGAAAATTACTCAAGTACACAACAATTCTATTCCAAGGTATAAATCCTACAGAAGCTCTTGCATATACTCATCATGAGATAAATATAAGTGGCTTCTGGCATCATTGGTTTATAACagcaagaaacaaaaatactgaaagcaactcaaatgttcattaaaaggaaaataaatgaattgtgAGGCAATCATTACTCAGCAGTGAGGATGAATGAACTACAGCTACACAAGTGAATCTAGAACCGTTAACATTACATGAACAAAAcaactaaaatttttttattttccacattATACAGTATGaatatttcatattataaaaaagcaaggaaaattaAATACTATGTTATTTCAGGATACAGACATGCACAGTAATCAGGAAAAGCAAAGTAATGATTTACACACATTTATGAAAGTGGAttactttatgtgtgtgtgtgtgtgtgtgtgtgtgtgtgtgtgtgtaatgaaaTACATGTTCTGGCTCTGGAGTCACACATGCACTTTCATTACAACACAGAGGCCCAAAGTCCAGGGTACAAGTCCCTCAGCCCAGTCACGGGCAATACAGTGACAGAAGAATTAGACAAGAATGTCACTACTGGCCGGAGCCCGGGAGCCCCAGGCCCGAGCCACGCGATCGGCCGGGCGCCCGGGGCTCGGGCCGCGGACGCGCGATGGCGACTTGGCGGCGGGACGGCCGGCTGACGGGCAGCCAGCGGCTGCTCTGCGCCGGGCTGGCGGGGGCGCTCAGCCTCAGCCTCACCGCGCCGCTGGAGCTGGCCACCGTACTGGCCCAGGTCGGCGTCGTGCGCGGCCGCGCCCGGGGGCCGTGGGCCGCGGGGCTCCGCGTGTGGCGGGTCGAGGGGCCCCGCGCCCCGTGGAAGGGGAACGCGGTGGCCTGCCTGCGCCTCTTCGCCTGCAGCGCCGTCCAGCTGGCCGCCTACCGCAAGTTTGTCGTGCTGTTCACGGATGACCTGGGCCATATTTCCCAGTGGAGCTCCATCATGGCTGGGAGTCTCGCAGGGATGGTTTCCACCATTGTGACATATCCTACAGACCTCATCAAAACCCGGTTAATTGTGCAGAACATGCTGGAACCATCCTACAGAGGGATCCTCCATGCATTTTCTACTATTTAACAACAGGAAGGATTCCTGGCCCTTTATCGAGGGGTTTCCCTTACTGTTTTAGGTGCTCTCCCTTTCTCTGCCGGCTCCCTTCTAGTTTACATGAACCTGGAGAAAAtctggaatggaccccgagatcgGTTCTCTCTCCTCCAGAACTTTGCCAATGTCTGCCTGGCTGCCGCAGTGACCCagaccctctcctttccctttgACACGGTGAAGAGGAAGATGCGGGCTCAGAGCCCCTACCTTCCCCATGGTGGAGGAGTGGATGTCCATTTCTCAGGAGCAGTGGACTGCTTCCGGCAGATAGTGAAAGCCCAAGGGGTCCTGGGGCTCTGGAATGGATTGGCAGCCAACCTACTGAAGATAGTTCCATATTTTGGAGTTATGTTTGGCACCTTTGAGTTCTGCAAGAGAATCTGTCTTTACCAAAATGGTTACATCATGTCTCCTCTGAGCTATAAACTGACCCTAGGGGTGGATCAGAGTTTAAAGCCCCAGGAGTTAAGGGGATTAAATAAGTTCTTCAAAACTGGACAACTAAAGTCTAAAAAACCAACTCTTTAAAACTGAATGGAACTAGAGGTGCACTGATTGAAGGCGTGTTGCAATCAGAGAGGAATGGAGCCTCAGAATTGTGCACGCATGGAGTGACGAGAGGGTGCTCCTGTCTGCTGCTCTTGGGAATGAGAAGTTTTGGCCACACCTGAGCTCCAGAGTGATGGCCCTGTGAACACCTGCACCACCGTGATTTTATAACAAAAACTAGCAGTAATGAAATGTACAGTTTACACTCTGGATAtaaatagtcactcagtcgtgtccaactctttgggaccccatggactgcagcacgccaggcttccctgtccatcaccaactcccagagcttgctcaaactcatggccatcaagtcggtgatgccatccaaccatctcatcctctgtcatccccttctcctctcgccttcagtctttcccagcatcaggtctttgcatcaggtggccaaagtagtggaacttcagcttcaacatcagtccttccaatgaatatccaggactcattctctttaggactgactggtttgatctccttgcagtccaagggactctcaagagtcttctccaacaccacagttcaaaagcatcaaatagtCAGTGTATGCAACACCAAAGAAAGGGCCTGGCCATGACCCCTCAGAGCAACGTGCTGTTGAAGTGACTGGGCAGACAGCATGCTGGAGCTCCGCCACAGGCTCACAGCTTACACTAACCCATGGCAGCCTAGTTTCACCCAGATTCACTTGAGACTTCCCAATCCAGTCATTCTAGAACTCACAATCCTGGCTGTCTTCAGAGTGCACGCACTATGATGTAAATTATGCCTTACCAGAaactaaatgaaaacatttaacatttaaaagttaCCACCGTCATAGTAGATCCAGCcttctttatttaaatttgaaGCCTTCTTGTGTTTCTAGAAGGTAGTTTATACCATGACTGCTTTGTTATGACCTAGAAGACCTTCTTTCAGTTAGTCATGTATAGTTCAAATGTCCTGAATTCTCTGCCTTTTTAACTTGCTTTGCAAGCCTAcccagaaaataaattatttagtcAACTTATTCTCACAGCATGTCCCAGTTGCCTAGAAAGGATCAAACAGAACatttgacacacacacagacccacaatGTAGCTAAAAAAGCACTTTGGGCTAATCATGTctactagatttttttaaaatcaaattttggGTTTATTCCACCTTGGGGATTCTATGTCAAGTTTATGTAATTGTATCTTTTGAATAGCCTATCTATGCATTAAAAAGCAATATCTAATATTAAGTTgttaatttatacacacacagaaagactTTCAGTATGTTGGAAGTATTTTTCcctattaaatttattttccaaaggaaaaaaaaaaagaatgtcactACTTACAGTGTGGATTTACTTCTCATAGAAAGCTAGGGATGTGATCAGAGAGATAGCTTCTGTTTCTAGTTCTGAAACTTAGTATTGGATTCAcagatatttgttttattatttcttcaaaacatATCTACATTATCTATTTTTGTATATCAAATGctacacaattttttaaatgtttaaaggaaagaaaatagcaCTGCTGATATACAACCAAGCATTGTGAGCTGTCAACAGCTGTGATCCCCTGACATTTTGCTTCCCATTTCACTTGTTACCAGTAGAATCAACACATCAAACTGCAGTCACAcaaagtatgaaagtgaaaagtgaaagtaaagtcgctcaagtcatgtctgactctttgtgaccccatgaactgtaggctaccaggctcctctgtccatgggatttttcaggcaagagtactggagtgggttgccatttccttctctggaggatctttctgacccagggactaaactcaggtctcccacattgtaggcagatgctttaccatctgagccaccagggactatGTAATGCTAATAAATCCATATCACATTTCAATCCTTAGAATGTGATCCAGAAAACAGTGACAATCTCAGTATCATTTTAAGGCTAATTCAAATTCTAATTTACCTTCTGATACGATGCTCTGCTCTGGGTTAGTAGCTCTCAAATTTTTAGCCTTCAGTAAAATAAACTAGCTTTGTTAAAACACaaactgggacttccttggtggcccagtggtcgggaatctgcctgcctatgcaggagacaggggttcgatcctggtctgggaagattccacatgccttgggataaccaagcccctgcaccacaattactgaagcccttaggccctagagcccgtgctctgcaacaacagacGCCACCGCAATCAGAAACCTGCACACGGCAACTATGGAGTAGCCCCCGTGCACTGCACCacagtgccacaatgaagactcagcgaggccagaaaaaaacaaaaaaaaacccaacagacTGCTGGGCTCTGCTCCCAGATTTCTCAAGCAGCAGGGCTAGGGTAAGGGTTAAGAATTTGTTTCCAACAAGATCCCAGATAacactgatgctgatgctgctggaacCACACTCTTAACCACTGCTCTTGGTTAACTCTCTCATAAAATAGTCAACAAAATTATCACTAAATTAGAAAGCATCCATATCGTACCAAACAATTCTCCTCCACGGTTTCATGTAAATTACTCAACACACAATGAATACATATTATACAAATTACATTAGAGCACTATCCTCTAATGGCACAGCACAGTGGTTAGAAACATCTGCTCTGGAGTCAGTGGTCTAGGTTTAAATTCAGGCTCCCCCACGCAAACtggataatatttttgaaatgttactGGCCTCTCCATCTTagcttctttatctataaaatgatgaTAACAATGCCTCATAGGATTACATCGACAAATGAGTCAAGTTCAAGTTAAAAGTTTACATAATGGGGACAGTGCCTGGAATAGAGAGCCCGCAAAGAACATTAGCTATCACCATGATTAAAGATGTCCCCATGTCCCACATGTGTCAGAGTCAATGTCTCATCTATCTCCATACACTTCAAGACCACTGCTTCCACGGAGCTGTGGAAAAGAACTTAAACCATTTAACCATATCACTTTGtgcccattttcatttctatcacCAGTGCCCTTATAATCGGCAAAGACTAGAAGCTGGTTTAGTTTTCCTCTCCAAACCAAGTCCTGACCACATCCCTGGTATCTTCAACAACCCTTCTAACAGCCTGTTCCTGATGCTCACCAGTTCTTTTTTCTAAGTTTCCAGCAATCCTTTCATCAAGAACCAGCCACAGATCTGCCAGTTCAATTAGGATAAATTTTGGATGCTTTACACTTC encodes:
- the LOC133049407 gene encoding LOW QUALITY PROTEIN: solute carrier family 25 member 43-like (The sequence of the model RefSeq protein was modified relative to this genomic sequence to represent the inferred CDS: substituted 1 base at 1 genomic stop codon), which encodes MATWRRDGRLTGSQRLLCAGLAGALSLSLTAPLELATVLAQVGVVRGRARGPWAAGLRVWRVEGPRAPWKGNAVACLRLFACSAVQLAAYRKFVVLFTDDLGHISQWSSIMAGSLAGMVSTIVTYPTDLIKTRLIVQNMLEPSYRGILHAFSTIXQQEGFLALYRGVSLTVLGALPFSAGSLLVYMNLEKIWNGPRDRFSLLQNFANVCLAAAVTQTLSFPFDTVKRKMRAQSPYLPHGGGVDVHFSGAVDCFRQIVKAQGVLGLWNGLAANLLKIVPYFGVMFGTFEFCKRICLYQNGYIMSPLSYKLTLGVDQSLKPQELRGLNKFFKTGQLKSKKPTL